In Portunus trituberculatus isolate SZX2019 chromosome 28, ASM1759143v1, whole genome shotgun sequence, one genomic interval encodes:
- the LOC123510259 gene encoding LOW QUALITY PROTEIN: mediator of DNA damage checkpoint protein 1-like (The sequence of the model RefSeq protein was modified relative to this genomic sequence to represent the inferred CDS: inserted 1 base in 1 codon), producing MGGQDAADLLPWWSPGVMLPPEQSQHHHARDPQRDQHPDAQTRRERKELRRQRTHKERRRRAAGGEACEDGWWAWLEPGWMVEAVGAMWRWSVTAGVVVLTRLLGVIWRGVSGREEPWAASLGWSNERDSNEYESGEALSVSATRASAGPRCSPRGTPHAASPDQPPTRSLDISQLVPSSPPATPSPPGSPGSQRVPRSSMIHPRSEAVVAPQLDPPEELHDPPSLMQGASNPFLQAVQGFSTMQDEMMRAIREAKETSTAMVQARRSDSLSSSASVGSLPSLDTSLSGRQQGSCVSSVISSVVSSTNASPSREPCPPSPLLTVVDTLQGDYDQSLEEDIESSLACLEEQQNSDTDTEVENLSQQSSDNAGVTVRSTLVLDLTRRQWSPDASFPKVTTXLRPRREELPSPTCQAGDPQVQSESKEVIKAIVDLAKNSTSENLVASSFPPSEAASGTSQRSPQGHQQAAPRQHATSNAVLQEAVLVGVVSGKTDQPEAWVEGRVTRSPETATLQPDIYSSQERSDKGAEGSTPWRSPAAPTTAKRGVG from the exons ATGGGCGGTCAGGATGCCGCCGACCTGCTGCCCTGGTGGAGTCCCGGCGTGATGCTGCCGCCGGAACAGAGCCAGCACCACCACGCCCGCGACCCACAGCGGGACCAACACCCGGACGCCCAGACCAGGCGAGAGCGAAAGGAACTTCGTCGCCAAAGGACCCACAAGGAGCGAAGACGACGGGCAGCGGGCGGCGAGGCGTGCGAGGATGGGTGGTGGGCGTGGCTGGAGCCTGGCTGGATGGTGGAGGCCGTGGGGGCCATGTGGCGATGGAGCGTCactgctggtgtggtggtgctgacGCGGCTGCTGGGCGTCATCTGGAGGGGCGTGAGTGGCAGGGAGGAGCCTTGGGCCGCTTCGCTGGGCTGGAGCAACGAGCGTGACTCAAATGAGTATGAGTCTGGCGAGGCGCTCAGTGTGTCCGCCACGCGAGCCTCGGCCGGGCCGCGCTGCTCCCCTAGAGGAACGCCACACGCGGCCTCGCCAGACCAGCCCCCGACTCGCTCTCTGGATATCTCGCAACTCGTCCCGTCGTCTCCTCCTGCGACCCCCAGTCCCCCTGGGAGCCCAGGCAGCCAGCGTGTCCCTCGCTCCTCCATGATCCACCCGAGGAGCGAGGCCGTGGTCGCCCCACAACTTGACCCACCGGAGGAGCTCCATGACCCGCCCAGCCTCATGCAGGGGGCCAGCAACCCCTTCCTGCAGGCGGTGCAGGGCTTCTCCACCATGCAGGACGAGATGATGCGCGCCATCAGGGAGGCGAAGGAGACCTCCACTGCCATGGTGCAGGCCCGCCGCAGTGATAGCCTCTCCTCCAGCGCCTCGGTGGGTTCCTTGCCGTCGCTGGACACATCTCTCAGTGGACGTCAGCAGGGATCCTGTGTCAGCTCTGTGATCAGTTCTGTGGTCAGCTCCACCAACGCTAGCCCTTCCAGGGAGCCCTGTCCCCCCTCTCCCTTGCTGACGGTCGTAGACACCTTGCAGGGAGATTATGACCAAAGTTTAGAAGAAGATATCGAATCCTCCCTGGCGTGCCTGGAGGAGCAGCAGAACTCAGACACGGACACTGAAGTGGAGAACCTGAGCCAACAGAGCTCTGACAACGCGGGAGTCACGGTAAGGAGCACTCTCGTCCTCGATCTCACGCGCCGCCAGTGGTCGCCGGACGCCAGCTTCCCCAAGGTGACTA GGCTGCGCCCTAGAAGGGAGGAACTGCCGTCACCGACTTGCCAAGCTGGTGATCCGCAGGTTCAGTCTGAGAGTAAGGAGGTGATCAAGGCCATCGTAGACCTCGCCAAGAACTCCACTAGTGAAAACCTGGTAGCCTCATCCTTTCCCCCGAGTGAAGCCGCCTCCGGAACGTCCCAGCGGTCACCTCAAGGACACCAGCAGGCCGCGCCACGCCAGCATGCGACAAGTAATGCGGTCCTCCAAGAAGCAGTTCTCGTCGGTGTCGTCAGCGGCAAGACAGACCAGCCAGAAGCGTGGGTGGAGGGGCGGGTGACGCGGAGCCCCGAGACGGCAACACTGCAACCTGATATTTACTCGAGTCAGGAGAGGTCAGACAAGGGCGCGGAGGGCAGCACGCCCTGGCGGAGTCCAGCAGCCCCGACCACGGCAAAGAGAGGAGTGGGCTGA